The following proteins come from a genomic window of Rattus norvegicus strain BN/NHsdMcwi chromosome 8, GRCr8, whole genome shotgun sequence:
- the Taf1d gene encoding TATA box-binding protein-associated factor RNA polymerase I subunit D isoform X2, with translation MAQSEVDSVDCVTSDRDGDIGNQSDDSSNSSLFKTQCVPSPTRKQRIPTVKCVPSLASVETDSSSDSSLEPRPLTLKAIFERFKKKKRKKRKKRKYKPKLRRQGRPSGTRNIRRSQIDAKQIKDKGAVFPFLESESGRKTLPWKKILTYEQAVARGFFHHIEKLKYEHHLKECLSQMHAGEDLEKEDFDSRRHKYMDDDGPLSPIEEPSTEDEATDPQSECDIKLVEDSCFIISTEFPRKRNLEQEKIKKESAFSKKSKAKDATQRGNRRSWKGGEHACLHSEVS, from the exons ATGGCTCAATCAGAGGTGGATTCTGTTGACTGTGTGACATCGGATAGAGATGGGGACATTGGAAATCAAAG TGATGACTCATCCAATAGCAGCTTATTTAAAACACAGTGTGTTCCTTCACCTACAAGAAAGCAAAGAATCCCTACTGTGAAATGTGTTCCTTCACTTGCAAGTGTTGAAACAGATTCATCAAGTGACTCTTCTCTAGAACCAAGGCCTTTGACTTTAAAGGctatttttgaaagatttaagaaaaagaaaaggaaaaagaggaaaaagagaaaatataagcCAAAGTTAAGACGACAAGGAAGACCATCTGGAACGAGGAACATTAGAAGGTCACAAATAGAtgcaaaacaaattaaagacaaaGGAGCTGTGTTTCCATTCTTAGAATCTGAAAGTGGAAGAAAGACTTTACCTTGGAAGAAAATTTTAACATATGAg CAAGCAGTTGCAAGAGGATTTTTTCACCACATTGAAAAACTCAAGTATGAACACCACCTTAAGGAATGCTTGAGCCAAATGCATGCTGGGGAAGATTTAGAAAAGGAAGACTTTGACAGCCGTAGACACAAGTACATGGATGATGATGGTCCGCTTTCTCCTATTGAAGAGCCGTC AACTGAAGATGAAGCAACAGATCCTCAGTCTGAATGTGATATTAAGTTGGTT GAAGACAGTTGCTTTATAATAAGTACAGAATTCCCAAGGAAGAGAAACTTAGAACAAGAAAAGATTAAGAAAGAATCTGCATTCTCTAAAAAGAGCAAAGCCAAGGATGCCACACAGAGAGGGAACAGGAGGTCCTGGAAAGGAGGTGAACAT GCTTGCCTTCATTCTGAAGTCAGTTAA
- the Taf1d gene encoding TATA box-binding protein-associated factor RNA polymerase I subunit D isoform X1: MAQSEVDSVDCVTSDRDGDIGNQSDDSSNSSLFKTQCVPSPTRKQRIPTVKCVPSLASVETDSSSDSSLEPRPLTLKAIFERFKKKKRKKRKKRKYKPKLRRQGRPSGTRNIRRSQIDAKQIKDKGAVFPFLESESGRKTLPWKKILTYEQAVARGFFHHIEKLKYEHHLKECLSQMHAGEDLEKEDFDSRRHKYMDDDGPLSPIEEPSTEDEATDPQSECDIKLVEDSCFIISTEFPRKRNLEQEKIKKESAFSKKSKAKDATQRGNRRSWKGGEHVSIEEGKEHGIVLCMSRR; this comes from the exons ATGGCTCAATCAGAGGTGGATTCTGTTGACTGTGTGACATCGGATAGAGATGGGGACATTGGAAATCAAAG TGATGACTCATCCAATAGCAGCTTATTTAAAACACAGTGTGTTCCTTCACCTACAAGAAAGCAAAGAATCCCTACTGTGAAATGTGTTCCTTCACTTGCAAGTGTTGAAACAGATTCATCAAGTGACTCTTCTCTAGAACCAAGGCCTTTGACTTTAAAGGctatttttgaaagatttaagaaaaagaaaaggaaaaagaggaaaaagagaaaatataagcCAAAGTTAAGACGACAAGGAAGACCATCTGGAACGAGGAACATTAGAAGGTCACAAATAGAtgcaaaacaaattaaagacaaaGGAGCTGTGTTTCCATTCTTAGAATCTGAAAGTGGAAGAAAGACTTTACCTTGGAAGAAAATTTTAACATATGAg CAAGCAGTTGCAAGAGGATTTTTTCACCACATTGAAAAACTCAAGTATGAACACCACCTTAAGGAATGCTTGAGCCAAATGCATGCTGGGGAAGATTTAGAAAAGGAAGACTTTGACAGCCGTAGACACAAGTACATGGATGATGATGGTCCGCTTTCTCCTATTGAAGAGCCGTC AACTGAAGATGAAGCAACAGATCCTCAGTCTGAATGTGATATTAAGTTGGTT GAAGACAGTTGCTTTATAATAAGTACAGAATTCCCAAGGAAGAGAAACTTAGAACAAGAAAAGATTAAGAAAGAATCTGCATTCTCTAAAAAGAGCAAAGCCAAGGATGCCACACAGAGAGGGAACAGGAGGTCCTGGAAAGGAGGTGAACATGTGAGTATCGAGGAAGGTAAAGAGCACGGGATTGTCTTGTGTATGTCAAGAAGATGA